The following proteins are encoded in a genomic region of Pungitius pungitius chromosome 19, fPunPun2.1, whole genome shotgun sequence:
- the dap gene encoding death-associated protein 1 homolog, which yields MSSPPKEKVETKGGHLPAVKAGGMRIVQKHQQTAAPEPPQKDDEEDEEEYVSRSPPKVPVIVSGVVTKGDKDFTPAAAQVAHQKPQPGVSKLPAAQHINQHIHQPRK from the exons ATGTCATCGCCACCGAAGGAAAAGGTGGAAACCAAAGGAGGACATCTCCCTGCAG taaaAGCTGGCGGTATGAGGATAGTGCAGAAGCACCAGCAGACTGCTGCTCCAGAACCACCACAGAAAGACGacgaagaggatgaggaggagtacGTCAGCAGGAG TCCACCAAAGGTCCCTGTGATTGTGTCTGGAGTGGTGACAAAG GGCGATAAGGACTTCACCCCTGCAGCCGCCCAGGTGGCTCACCAGAAGCCCCAGCCTGGTGTCTCCAAGCTGCCCGCTGCTCAGCACATCAACCAGCACATCCACCAGCCCCGCAAGTGA